Proteins from a single region of Lepus europaeus isolate LE1 chromosome 4, mLepTim1.pri, whole genome shotgun sequence:
- the MRNIP gene encoding MRN complex-interacting protein isoform X1, whose protein sequence is MAAPQRFRVLRCYSCRLFQVHQLKKSLKWTCRACGEKQSFLRAYGEGSGADCRRHVQKLNLLQGQVSEMSLRSLGGFRSASEEEIGGHQQAENVNPQGESRWLKFLDKDSPALEPGGVCLHRQPSSKMEDPDAPFSQELPRKRKWSPSTAQTAHSHDIPDLGDAEGSWEPRKGSAGLTKKVEEGGSRCLQHSVACSTREPRVPREELPSPAWQVKATSSKWTRYLPSPVDSSQVDTEPREPPQRGLRTAGPAQAEQGTQTPKESWEAATVQFPQVTHTPRPGSERPSGNSPEQWWGMGIQAEGGSSLPVSQTPPALQLCDLFTTGEDFSDDL, encoded by the exons CTGAAGAAGAGTCTCAAATGGACATGCAGAGCGTGCGGAGAGAAGCAGTCCTTTTTGCGG GCTTACGGTGAGGGCTCCGGGGCTGACTGCAGACGCCATGTCCAGAAATTAAACCTGCTGCAGGGGCAGGTTTCAGAGATGTCACTCAG GTCCCTGGGAGGTTTTAGAAGTGCCAGTGAAGAAGAAATTGGAGGTCACCAGCAGGCTGAGAATGTGAACCCTCAG GGAGAGAGCCGCTGGCTGAAGTTTCTGGACAAGGACTCCCCAGCTCTGGAACCAGGAGGAGTGTGTTTACACAGACAGCCTTCATCCAAAATGGAGGATCCAGACGCTCCCTTCAGTCAAGAGCTGCCCAGAAAAAG GAAATGGAGCCCAAGCACAGCCCAGACAGCACACAGCCATGATATCCCAGACCTGGGCGACGCCGAGGGCTCCTGGGAACCCCGTAAG GGCTCCGCCGGCCTGACCAAGAAGGTGGAGGAAGGCGGCAGTCGTTGCCTCCAGCACTcagtggcctgcagcaccagggaACCCCGTGTTCCTCGGGAGGAACTGCCAAGTCCAGCCTGGCAGGTTAAGGCTACGTCTTCTAAATGGACAAGATATCTCCCATCTCCTGTGGACAGCTCACAGGTGGACACAGAGCCACGAGAACCACCACAGAGGGGACTCAGGACAGCAGGTCCAGCACAGGCTGAGCAAGGGACCCAAACCCCAAAGGAGAGCTGGGAAGCAGCCACTGTCCAGTTTCCTCAAGTCACACACACTCCCAGGCCTGGGTCCGAGAGGCCCTCTGGGAATTCCCCTGAGCAGTGGTGGGGTATGGGGATTCAGGCAGAGGGTGGGTCATCATTGCCAGTATCACAGACCCCTCCAGCCCTGCAGCTGTGTGACCTCTTTACAACAGGAGAGGATTTCAGTGATGATCTGTGA